From a single Bdellovibrionota bacterium genomic region:
- the rpmB gene encoding 50S ribosomal protein L28, producing the protein MAMVCGICGKKPVYGNKVSHSNNRTRRRWLPNLKRVHVIVDGVSKTIRLCTRCIRSGKVAKAA; encoded by the coding sequence ATGGCGATGGTTTGTGGAATTTGCGGCAAGAAACCGGTCTACGGGAATAAGGTCTCGCATTCCAATAACCGGACTCGCCGACGGTGGCTTCCAAATCTCAAACGTGTTCATGTGATTGTCGACGGCGTCAGCAAGACGATTCGCCTTTGCACGCGTTGCATTCGATCCGGCAAGGTCGCCAAGGCCGCGTAG
- a CDS encoding PIG-L family deacetylase produces MFYRTHAEIYVPDRTPEKEALARTTHLGIGAHADDLEIMAYHGIAECYRRKTRWFTSITCGDGAGSPRNGPYERMKLGQFKETRRREQRSAARIGRYSAAIQLDYPSAEIRNLRNGNIRSDLTTVLLRTRPRWIYTHNLADRHETHLAVVLHVLEALRSLGPKGWPRRLYGCEVWGSLDWLPGSQKVALDCSKHPLVSRKLLQVFRSQIGSGKRYDLATLGRRQANATYHHSESADAARGITFAMDLMPLLRNRRLNPLRYVSYMVERLERDLLSPLRALRS; encoded by the coding sequence ATGTTTTACAGGACGCATGCCGAGATCTACGTGCCGGACCGGACTCCGGAAAAGGAGGCGCTGGCACGTACCACGCATTTGGGTATCGGCGCACACGCAGATGATCTCGAAATCATGGCGTATCACGGTATCGCAGAGTGCTACCGGCGCAAAACGCGTTGGTTCACATCGATCACCTGTGGAGACGGAGCCGGCAGCCCTAGAAATGGCCCTTACGAAAGGATGAAGTTGGGCCAATTCAAAGAGACTCGAAGAAGGGAACAGCGTTCGGCGGCCCGAATCGGCCGTTATTCCGCCGCGATTCAGCTCGATTATCCGAGCGCCGAAATTCGAAATCTTCGAAACGGCAATATTCGATCCGACTTAACGACTGTTTTGCTGCGGACTCGCCCGCGTTGGATCTACACCCATAACCTAGCCGACAGGCATGAAACGCATTTGGCCGTCGTTCTGCACGTTCTCGAGGCCTTACGTTCGCTCGGCCCCAAAGGATGGCCTCGAAGACTGTACGGTTGTGAAGTATGGGGATCGCTGGATTGGCTCCCCGGATCTCAAAAAGTCGCCCTCGATTGTTCAAAGCATCCCCTTGTCTCCCGGAAATTGCTTCAAGTCTTTCGGTCTCAAATTGGAAGCGGGAAACGATACGATCTGGCTACTCTCGGGCGTCGCCAAGCGAATGCGACATATCATCACTCCGAAAGTGCAGACGCAGCTCGAGGCATCACGTTCGCGATGGATCTCATGCCGCTTCTTCGAAATCGCAGACTGAATCCCCTGCGATATGTTTCTTACATGGTAGAGCGGCTAGAGAGGGATCTGTTAAGTCCGCTCCGCGCGCTACGTTCCTGA
- the radC gene encoding DNA repair protein RadC, whose protein sequence is MKSPHVMSDRAALPIREWPESERPRERILELGGQALSSAELLAILIGSGDRGLSAVDVARRLLQGGEKGDLTANQLSIGSLLRTKGVGPAKAARILAALELGRRFSAAERSSVHRLAQSSDVAKLMNSRVTGLSYELFFVISVDVKNRPITIQQVSRGSAEGVAIQPKEVFAEAVRAGASGIICVHNHPSGDATPSPEDRALTVRLKEGALILGLRFLDHVILANGNSYSFTEKNG, encoded by the coding sequence GTGAAGTCACCCCACGTCATGAGCGATCGTGCAGCACTTCCGATTCGAGAGTGGCCGGAATCCGAACGTCCCCGGGAACGAATTTTGGAACTTGGCGGACAAGCTTTATCTTCGGCCGAGCTTCTGGCGATTCTCATTGGCAGCGGAGATCGAGGATTATCGGCCGTGGACGTGGCCCGGCGTCTGCTTCAAGGGGGCGAAAAGGGTGATCTCACAGCCAATCAACTTTCCATCGGTTCTCTGCTTCGGACCAAGGGTGTGGGGCCGGCGAAGGCCGCGAGGATACTGGCCGCGCTCGAACTCGGGCGGCGTTTCTCGGCGGCGGAAAGATCTTCGGTGCACCGCCTTGCGCAAAGCTCGGACGTAGCCAAATTGATGAACTCGCGCGTGACGGGTCTTTCGTACGAATTATTTTTCGTGATTTCCGTCGACGTGAAAAACAGGCCGATCACGATCCAACAGGTATCCCGCGGCAGCGCCGAGGGTGTGGCCATCCAACCGAAGGAGGTTTTTGCCGAGGCGGTTCGCGCGGGAGCTTCGGGGATTATCTGCGTCCACAACCATCCGAGTGGCGACGCCACTCCCAGCCCCGAAGATCGTGCATTGACGGTGCGTTTGAAAGAAGGAGCCCTCATCTTGGGCCTCCGATTTCTCGATCATGTGATTCTAGCGAATGGGAATTCGTACAGCTTCACGGAGAAGAATGGCTGA